Proteins from one Limanda limanda chromosome 9, fLimLim1.1, whole genome shotgun sequence genomic window:
- the LOC133010252 gene encoding E3 ubiquitin-protein ligase RNF14-like, protein MNSDLEEQEDELLALLSILGPEEFVRNESSPAGEIRVSVELPADFTVALTEGGTVRQYELSFLPPLLLTFDLPPDYPSSSPPSFTLTCSWMTRSQLSALCSQLTDLYQATGGAVVLFTWAQFLREDTLGFLDVHTHLELPSGEHSSQHFSLNSQNHNNGDTSESGSTDDLKDAGVSAASLEVISAEGPNPPTSDWSSTDSQEAGTLQESSPPSQPDFIEDSGPSDDSQQSARESIPSDQILNYLSSEDNKTKPLPLAEPDHNSEGFSDERDVSSLLPSGPSGEIDHIEQGASARPLQPRESFQNTQPTLSSAPPSPSLALLSQLLIHDAAQKQRQFTVTLFDCGVCCVAWLGSECVQLPECGHVFCQACVSEFCKMQITEGNVRGVTCPETSCRASPTPAQVRSLVGEELFSRYDRLLLQSTLDLMSDVTYCPQRSCGSPVIVEKSHTAALCSVCRFPFCVSCRKTYHGAQACQEKTTMKKLMETEGSVDVPQSQEGMRALADDYATGSDERRRLLQSRYGRRTMQVVLPDFLSEDWVVFNSKSCPHCLCKIEKSGGCNMMTCSRCRQLFCWTCLLRLQRVGSTHFQEGACSLYGPYLP, encoded by the exons ATGAACTCTgacctggaggagcaggaggacgagcTGCTCGCTCTCCTCAGCATCTTGGGGCCGGAGGAGTTTGTCCGGAATGAGTCGAGTCCTGCCGGTGAAATCCGAGTGTCGGTGGAGCTTCCTGCTGACTTCACTGTGGCTCTGACAGAAG GTGGAACCGTGAGACAGTATGAGCTGTCGTTCCTCCCCCCTTTgctcctgacctttgacctccctcCAGATTACCCATcatcctcccctccttccttcaccCTCACCTGCAGCTGGATGACACGCTCACAG cTCTCTGCACTGTGCTCTCAGCTCACTGACCTCTACCAGGCCACCGGAGGCGCTGTGGTGCTCTTCACCTGGGCCCAGTTTCTCAGAGAGGACACCCTCGGGTTCCTGGACGTTCATACTCACCTGGAGCTCCCATCGGGCGAACACAGCTCTCAGCACTTCAGCCTGAACTCACAGAATCACAACAATGGAGACACGTCAGAATCAGGATCCACAGATGACCTTAAAGACGCAGGGGTCTCTGCTGCATCTCTGGAGGTGATCTCTGCTGAAGGCCCCAATCCTCCTACCTCAGACTGGAGCAGCACAGACTCTCAGGAAGCTGGAACATTACAAGAAAGTAGTCCACCCTCCCAACCTGACTTCATTGAGGATTCTGGGCCTTCTGATGATTCTCAGCAATCTGCACGAGAGTCAATACCAAGTGATCAGATCCTGAATTATCTGTCGTCAGAGGATAACAAAACCAAACCTCTTCCATTGGCTGAGCCTGATCACAACAGTGAAGGTTTCTCAGATGAAAGGGATGTTTCCTCCTTGCTTCCCTCTGGCCCCTCAGGCGAGATCGATCACATTGAACAAGGAGCTTCTGCTCGGCCGCTGCAGccgagagaatcctttcagaacACACAGCCAACCCTCTCCAGTGCCCCCCCATCTCCGTCACTAGCTCTCCTGTCGCAGCTCTTGATCCACGACGCTGCCCAGAAGCAGAGACAGTTCACCGTCACCCTGTTTGACTgcggtgtgtgttgtgtggccTGGCTGGGGTCGGAGTGTGTGCAGCTGCCAGAGTGTGGTCACGTCTTCTGTCAGGCCTGTGTGTCTGAGTTCTGTAAGATGCAGATAACTGAGGGAAACGTCCGGGGCGTCACCTGTCCTGAGACGTCCTGCAGGGCCAGTCCCACTCCTGCACAG GTGAGGAGTCTGGTCGGAGAGGAACTGTTCAGCCGGTACGATCGTCTCCTGCTGCAGTCGACTCTGGACCTCATGTCTG ATGTGACCTATTGCCCTCAACGCTCCTGTGGTTCTCCCGTGATCGTGGAGAAGTCCCACACCGCGGCCCTGTGCTCTGTGTGCCGCTTCCCTTTCTGTGTGAGCTGCAGGAAGACGTACCACGGAGCCCAGGCCTGTCAGGAGAAGACCACCATGAAGAAACTGATGGAAACAGAGGGGAGCGTGGACGTTCCACAGTCACAAG aGGGGATGAGGGCTCTGGCAGACGACTACGCCACCGGCAGCGATGAGAGACGGCGTCTCCTGCAGAGCCGATACGGCCGCAGGACGATGCAGGTCGTTCTGCCGGACTTTCTGAGTGAGGACTGGGTCGTGTTCAACAGCAAGAGCTGCCCTCACTGCTTATGCAAGATAGAG AAAAGCGGAGGATGTAACATGATGACGTGCTCTCGGTGCAGACAGCTGTTCTGCTGGACCTGTCTCCTCCGACTGCAGAGAGTCGGTTCAACTCACTTTCAGGAAGGCGCCTGCTCTCTCTATGGACCATACCTGCCCTAG
- the ankmy1 gene encoding ankyrin repeat and MYND domain-containing protein 1, giving the protein MSSRSRKGDQDQERLVLWVQDQDQERLVLGVQDQDQERLVLGVQEGSDGSRYEGQFLDGLKHGRGKYTFVNGEYHEGFYYKDYRHGNGQYCWPMGQKFTGKFYLNRREGYGHQVFLNGATFQGLFHMDHRLGPGVVTYSDGCQNVGLWVGPLLLRFCSPLEEGFSLKNFPEYAALMDPAATPDSLTQTQADRDLLLVDEDCIYPPGIERFCTNGDLLPLPPRRRKMLDQQFFGKLWEPEMNPYLGYKRDPYANLSFHVRLQENIHKHRRLAEHVSWDVAAVLSMNRDGFGPKGILEVSSEQLIRHASRGELAAVAQILKRRTVYPDVADSQDNTALIAATINNRHDVICLLLNRGVHIDKLNCEGMSALAVCLVLFYPFHSLNTTMLESPQTQVLKKSSSCGSSSRISHVDFTRAPHSRPQTSNTTLSQHSDRTAEKPTDHISHPSELVPELERRVSRSETKLSSSCGSSSQISQVDFTRDPLHSRPQTSNTTLSQHSDRTSEEPTDHISHPSELVPELERRVSRSETKLSSSCGSSSQISQVDFTRDPLHSRPQTSNTTLSQHSHRTAEEPTAHISHPIELVPELERRFSRADSAGEVRDDTSCSVSSTTTLQDTEETEHKMAAMTIENNARLETLKILLERGADPNLSRVPMPVLFLAIMASDIDGVRRLLLGGARTDIPLLPQRKGLYPLHVAAALPGGAGLRITEMLFCAITDPDAQACDQDDIYEPDKETLSADEQPRRNGGGRTALHVACQRVSDDQDAGKVVALLLSHRASTHLLWSGHSPLSLAIASGNKQAVKELLRGGADPNLPLGREVGSALCAVANINYHWRDDRLQLLDMLVQAGADFLMPIMVGGVEGTAVDFAYNSFHQDGRIAHTPYLTLTHRERETFNKRHQLLSMMGNLLRQTAVQREKEALEREQQLRLNEPGASSSNKPRLRRKGRRRNVEKYRIPLFKFCYDCGRSASVTLTSCFSCHKVSFCSQDCKLKAWKARHRDECVKPKVSGSQRKVVVHKHLTEKVQVKRKHNYSHI; this is encoded by the exons gaccaggaccaggagcggCTCGTCCTCTGggtccaggaccaggaccaggagcggCTGGTCCTCGGggtccaggaccaggaccaggagcggCTCGTCCTCGGGGTCCAGGAGGGAAGCGACGGCTCCAGATACGAGGGACAGTTTCTGGACGGCTTGAAACACGGAAGAGGAAAATACACCTTTGTCAACGGAGAG TACCACGAGGGCTTTTACTACAAAGACTACCGACATGGGAACGGACAATACTGCTGGCCCATGGGACAGAAGTTCACTGGCAAGTTCTACCTCAACCGGCGGGAAGGATACGGACACCAAGTGTTTCTTAACGGAGCCACATTTCAG GGTTTGTTCCACATGGACCACAGGCTGGGTCCGGGGGTGGTGACCTATTCTGATGGTTGTCAGAATGTGGGACTGTGGGTCGGGCCGCTCCTCCTGAGGTTCTGCTCCCCTTTAGAGGAGGGCTTTAGTCTCAAGAACTTTCCTGAGTATGCTGCCCTCATGGACCCAGCTGCCACCCCAGATTCCCTGACTCAG ACTCAAGCAGACAGAGACCTGCTGCTCGTGGATGAGGACTGTATCTACCCCCCCGGCATCGAGAGGTTTTGCACCAACGGAGATCTTCTGCCTCTGCCTCCACGCCGGAGAAAAATGCTGGATCAGCAATTTTTTGGCAAACTGTGGGAGCCGGAGATGAATCCGTACCTGGGCTATAAACGAGACCCATACGCCAATTTGTCATTTCACGTCCGCCTGCAGGagaacatacacaaacacag ACGACTGGCTGAACACGTGTCCTGGGACGTGGCTGCCGTCCTCTCCATGAACAGGGACGGTTTCGGTCCCAAAGGGATTCTGGAGGTGTCCTCCGAGCAGCTGATCCGACACGCCTCACGGGGGGAGCTGGCGGCTGTCGCTCAGATCCTCAAGCGTCGGACGGTTTACCCCGATGTCGCAGATTCACAGGACAACACTGCACTGATCGCCGCCACA ATAAACAACCGCCATGATGTGATCTGCCTGTTGTTGAACAGAGGCGTTCATATAGACAAGCTGAACTGTGAAGGGATGTCTGCCCTCGCCGTGTGTCTTGTCCTCTTCTACCCTTTCCACTCTCTGAACACCACCATGTTGGAATCTCCTCAAACCCAA GTTCTAAAGAAATCATCTTCATGTGGGAGCAGTTCCCGGATCAGCCATGTGGACTTCACCAGGGCCCCACACAGCAGACCCCAGACCTCTAACACAACCCTGAGCCAGCACTCGGATCG gACGGCCGAAAAACCAACCGACCACATCTCACATCCCAGTGAGCTCGTCCCCGAGTTGGAGAGGAGAGTCAGTCGATCTGAAACAAAACTCTCATCTTCATGTGGGAGCAGTTCCCAGATCAGCCAAGTGGACTTTACCAGGGACCCACTTCACAGCAGACCCCAGACCTCTAACACAACCCTGAGCCAGCACTCGGATCG gACGTCCGAAGAACCAACCGACCACATCTCACATCCCAGTGAGCTCGTCCCCGAGTTGGAGAGGAGAGTCAGTCGATCTGAAACAAAACTCTCATCTTCATGTGGGAGCAGTTCCCAGATCAGCCAAGTGGACTTTACCAGGGACCCACTTCACAGCAGACCCCAGACCTCTAACACAACCCTGAGCCAGCACTCACACCG GACGGCAGAAGAACCAACCGCCCACATCTCACATCCCATTGAGCTCGTCCCAGAGTTGGAGAGGAGATTCAGTCGAGCTGATTCAGCAGGAGAAGTTCGG gACGACACTTCCTGCTCCGTCAGCAGCACCACGACCctccaggacacagaggagactgAACACAAAATGGCTGCCATGACAATTGA AAACAATGCTCGATTGGAAACCCTGAAGATTCTGTTGGAGCGGGGGGCCGACCCCAACCTCTCCAGGGTCCCCATGCCTGTCCTCTTCTTAGCCATCATGGCGTCCGACATTGACGGCGTCCGGAGGCTGCTGCTGGGTGGCGCTCGTACTGACATTCCCCTTCTACCTCAG AGGAAAGGCCTTTACCCGCTGCACGTGGCTGCAGCCCTGCCGGGGGGGGCAGGTCTCCGGATCACAGAGATGCTGTTCTGTGCCATCACCGACCCGGACGCACAGGCGTGTGACCAGGACGACATCTACGAACCAGATAAG GAAACACTGAGCGCTGACGAGCAGCCACGTCGGAACGGAGGAGGCAGAACCGCTCTGCACGTGGCCTGTCAGAGAGTCAGTGACGACCAG GATGCCGGTAAGGTCGTGGCCCTCCTGCTCTCACACAGAGCCAGCACACACCTCCTCTGGAGTGGacactcccctctctctctggctaTAGCAAGTGGCAATAAACAG GCGGTGAAGGAGCTGTTGAGAGGAGGCGCAGATCCGAACCTCCCTCTGGGCCGAGAGGTGGGCAGCGCCCTCTGTGCCGTCGCCAACATCAACTACCACTGGAGGGACGACAGACTCCAACtg CTGGACATGTTAGTTCAGGCTGGTGCTGACTTCCTGATGCCGATCATGGTGGGTGGCGTCGAGGGAACCGCAGTGGACTTTGCATACAACTCCTTTCACCAG GACGGGCGTATTGCCCACACTCCCTATCTCACTCTGACACATCGGGAGAGGGAGACATTCAACAAACGGCACCAGCTCCTGAGCATGATGGGAAATCTGCTGAGACAGACGGCTGtccagagggagaaggaggctctagagagagagcagcagctcagactAAATG AGCCTGGGGCCAGCTCCTCCAACAAGCCCCGCCTCAGACGGAAAGGTCGCAGACGCAATGTAGAAAAATACAG GATTCCCTTGTTTAAGTTCTGCTATGACTGCGGTCGCTCTGCGTCCGTGACGCTGACGTCTTGTTTCAGCTGCCACAAGGTTTCCTTCTGCTCGCAGGACTGTAAACTGAAGGCATGGAAGGCCAGACACAGGGACGAGTGTGTCAAGCCGAAAG TGTCTGGATCCCAGAGGAAGGTCGTGGTCCACAAGCATCTGACAGAGAAGGTCCAAGTCAAGAGGAAGCATAACTACAGCCACATCTGA